One genomic segment of Candidatus Marinimicrobia bacterium CG08_land_8_20_14_0_20_45_22 includes these proteins:
- a CDS encoding Asp-tRNA(Asn)/Glu-tRNA(Gln) amidotransferase GatCAB subunit B, whose amino-acid sequence MTQKYEVIIGLEIHAQLITDTKIFCRCKNRYGAEPNSLVCPVCLGLPGTLPVLNQKCVEYAMKMGLATECTIARFSRFARKNYFYPDLTKGYQISQYDEPLCASGSVLIRVNDKEKRIGITRIHLEEDAGKSIHNSGEITDTLVDYNRCGVPLIEIVSEPDMRSPEEAYSYLAKLKQILEYLEICDCNMEEGSLRCDANISLRPFGQEKFGTKTEMKNMNSFRGVERALNFEIQRQMKILDKGGQVLQQTLLWDETSGMAKPMRTKEESDDYRYFPEPDLVPLSVSEKMINQVRNELPELPDDKFKRFISQYHLREYDTKVLTADRKIADYYEKVVKISNDPVLTSKWIQSETLRAIKDKNTDIEHFRISSERMGRLLNILKNNEITVSVAKEVFSKMLESSDSPEQIIAKENLAQVNDSEDLKSIIKEMIAENPNELEKYRDGKKALFGFFMGQMMKKTKGKTNPDVLSSLLKKLLE is encoded by the coding sequence ATGACACAAAAATATGAAGTAATTATAGGATTAGAAATACACGCCCAACTCATTACGGATACAAAAATATTTTGCCGATGTAAAAACAGATATGGAGCCGAGCCTAATTCACTGGTTTGTCCAGTCTGTTTAGGATTACCCGGGACATTGCCGGTCCTGAATCAGAAATGTGTCGAATATGCTATGAAAATGGGTTTAGCGACTGAATGTACTATTGCTCGCTTTTCAAGATTCGCACGAAAGAACTATTTTTATCCAGATTTAACTAAAGGGTATCAAATTTCTCAATATGATGAACCGCTTTGCGCAAGTGGTTCCGTTTTAATTCGTGTCAATGACAAAGAAAAACGGATCGGTATCACGCGTATTCATCTCGAAGAAGATGCCGGAAAATCGATTCATAACTCTGGTGAAATCACTGACACTTTAGTCGATTACAATAGGTGCGGTGTTCCATTGATCGAAATAGTATCTGAGCCGGATATGCGTTCTCCTGAAGAAGCATATTCCTATCTTGCGAAACTCAAACAAATCCTTGAATATCTTGAAATTTGTGATTGCAACATGGAAGAAGGTAGCCTTCGGTGCGACGCCAATATTTCACTGAGACCATTCGGGCAGGAAAAATTTGGCACGAAAACTGAAATGAAGAATATGAATTCGTTTAGAGGTGTCGAACGTGCGTTGAATTTTGAAATTCAACGCCAAATGAAAATATTAGATAAAGGCGGGCAAGTTCTTCAACAAACGCTACTTTGGGACGAAACTTCCGGCATGGCAAAGCCAATGCGCACAAAAGAGGAATCCGATGATTATCGTTATTTCCCTGAACCGGATTTAGTCCCTCTCAGTGTCAGTGAAAAAATGATCAACCAAGTTCGTAATGAATTACCCGAATTACCTGATGATAAATTCAAAAGATTTATTAGCCAATATCATTTGCGGGAATATGATACTAAGGTTCTAACAGCTGACCGAAAAATTGCTGATTATTATGAAAAGGTGGTTAAGATCAGTAACGATCCGGTTTTAACAAGTAAATGGATTCAGTCCGAGACGCTTCGCGCAATAAAGGACAAAAATACTGATATCGAACATTTCCGAATATCGTCTGAACGTATGGGGCGATTATTAAATATCTTGAAAAATAATGAGATAACTGTTTCTGTTGCAAAAGAAGTGTTCAGCAAAATGTTGGAATCCTCCGATTCTCCTGAACAGATTATTGCCAAAGAAAATTTAGCACAAGTTAATGATTCTGAAGACCTTAAATCCATTATCAAGGAAATGATTGCTGAAAATCCAAACGAACTGGAAAAATATCGAGACGGGAAAAAAGCTTTGTTCGGCTTTTTCATGGGACAAATGATGAAAAAGACAAAAGGGAAGACGAATCCTGATGTTTTGTCTTCTTTATTGAAAAAATTATTGGAGTGA
- the glnA gene encoding type I glutamate--ammonia ligase, whose protein sequence is MVERVKKDNVEFVRLQLFDLMGVPKEVIIPVEELEDSLENGVWFDGSSIEGFARIQESDLFLKPDIKTYSLLPWLNEGGKTARVICDIYRSDNQPFEDDPRTVLRKVVQESRDMGFEYYVGPELEFYLFKKDDSTRTKPIDSGSYFDLNSYEGYQLIKDIITALKSFGISVETSHHEVGIGQYEIDFKYGTALETADRLLTLKYTVKKISQMHNIQATFMPKPISGIAGSGMHVHQSLFDIKTGKNLFYNGDDPYRLSPLAYNFMAGLMKHVKAMAAILCPTVNSYKRLVTGYEAPVYISWGSKNRTALVRIPNWFNSKPNSARMELRCPDPTCNPYLSFAVMLKAGLEGIKHNLQPPKPVEENIFKIDRESLRIKNIDSLPNSLSDAISELKKSSLFADVLGKHLFNKYIAIKTKEVGEYHQQVTPWEVEKYLDQF, encoded by the coding sequence ATGGTTGAAAGGGTTAAAAAAGATAATGTAGAATTCGTAAGGTTGCAGTTATTCGATCTGATGGGAGTTCCCAAAGAGGTGATTATTCCGGTAGAAGAACTTGAAGATTCGCTGGAAAACGGTGTTTGGTTTGACGGTTCATCAATCGAAGGTTTTGCTAGAATTCAGGAAAGTGATCTATTTTTGAAACCGGATATCAAAACATACTCCTTGTTACCCTGGTTGAACGAAGGCGGTAAGACGGCGAGAGTCATTTGCGATATTTATCGTTCGGATAATCAACCATTTGAAGATGATCCACGGACGGTTTTACGAAAAGTTGTACAAGAATCTCGAGATATGGGATTTGAATATTACGTGGGTCCTGAACTCGAATTTTATCTTTTTAAAAAGGACGATTCCACGCGAACTAAGCCAATAGATAGTGGCAGTTATTTTGATTTAAACTCTTACGAAGGTTATCAGTTAATCAAAGATATTATCACTGCGTTAAAAAGTTTCGGAATATCAGTCGAGACTTCGCATCACGAAGTCGGAATCGGACAATACGAAATCGATTTTAAATATGGAACGGCTTTAGAAACCGCTGACAGGTTGCTAACTTTAAAATATACAGTGAAGAAAATTTCACAGATGCACAATATTCAAGCGACTTTCATGCCAAAACCAATTTCTGGAATTGCTGGCTCAGGTATGCACGTTCACCAGAGTTTGTTCGATATCAAGACAGGTAAAAATTTATTTTATAACGGTGACGATCCATACAGACTTTCACCATTGGCTTATAATTTTATGGCTGGGTTGATGAAACATGTCAAGGCCATGGCGGCTATACTTTGCCCAACGGTCAATTCTTATAAACGTTTGGTTACTGGTTATGAAGCGCCGGTTTATATTTCATGGGGGAGCAAAAACAGAACCGCGCTTGTTCGTATTCCAAATTGGTTTAATAGTAAGCCAAATTCAGCACGGATGGAATTGCGCTGTCCCGATCCTACTTGTAATCCTTATTTATCTTTTGCGGTGATGTTGAAAGCCGGACTTGAAGGTATCAAGCACAACCTACAGCCGCCGAAACCTGTGGAGGAAAACATTTTCAAGATCGATCGGGAAAGTTTGAGAATAAAAAACATTGATAGTTTACCCAATTCTCTATCAGACGCGATAAGCGAGTTGAAAAAGAGTTCGCTCTTTGCCGATGTGCTTGGAAAACATTTATTTAATAAATACATTGCCATAAAAACAAAGGAAGTTGGAGAATATCACCAGCAGGTAACGCCTTGGGAGGTTGAGAAATACCTCGATCAATTTTAG